The following coding sequences lie in one Negativicoccus succinicivorans genomic window:
- a CDS encoding proline--tRNA ligase, with translation MRASQLYSPTLREMPADAEVMSHKLMLRAGFIRKLSAGLYTFLPLAWRTLRKIETIVREEMDAIGSQEIMMPIIQPAEIWQESGRWGAYGEEMFRLQDRHQREFCLGPTHEEMITTLVKMDVSSYKQLPLTLYQIQNKYRDEVRPRFGLMRSREFIMKDGYSFDADPAGMKVSYQKMYDAYSRIFTRCGLDFRPVEADSGAIGGSGSHEFMAFAKSGEAAVVRCHDCDYAANIEVACPQTLDIESEAAGVELEKVATPNQKTIEALCQFLQIDAAQTIKVVMYQAEKKLVMAVVPGAAEVNDVRVAGLVGAIELPLAGDEELQALGLVPGYLSPIGLTPSDDLEIIVDPKVMQMTDAVSGANETDMHFRHVIPQRDFPDVRVETIRLITDEDACPKCGGHITIDRGIEVGQVFQLGTKYSESLNAMFLDQNGKSHPFYMGCYGIGVSRTMAATIEQSYDDDGIIWPVAIAPYQVVVVAANSKNEEQQQAAEQLYNELTQAGIETVFDDRKERAGIKFKDADLIGYPVRVTVGKTFVEDGEVEIKVRRSGEITKVKSDKALSRVQDLLASLA, from the coding sequence ATGAGAGCATCTCAATTATATAGTCCCACGTTACGTGAAATGCCGGCAGATGCGGAGGTAATGAGTCACAAACTGATGTTGCGTGCGGGGTTTATCCGTAAACTCAGCGCAGGTTTATATACATTTTTGCCGCTGGCTTGGCGCACGTTGCGTAAAATTGAAACGATCGTGCGAGAGGAAATGGATGCTATCGGTTCGCAGGAAATTATGATGCCGATTATTCAGCCGGCAGAAATTTGGCAGGAATCGGGACGCTGGGGTGCCTACGGTGAAGAGATGTTCCGTCTTCAAGATCGGCATCAGCGGGAGTTTTGCCTCGGACCGACGCATGAAGAGATGATAACCACGCTGGTCAAAATGGATGTTTCTTCGTACAAACAATTACCGCTTACTTTGTATCAAATTCAAAATAAATATCGCGATGAAGTTCGGCCTCGTTTCGGATTAATGCGAAGCCGCGAATTTATTATGAAAGACGGCTATTCGTTTGATGCTGACCCGGCAGGCATGAAAGTCAGCTATCAAAAGATGTATGATGCGTATAGTCGCATTTTTACACGTTGCGGATTGGATTTTCGACCGGTAGAGGCGGACTCGGGGGCCATCGGCGGCAGCGGCTCACATGAATTTATGGCTTTTGCCAAGTCCGGCGAAGCGGCTGTTGTACGTTGTCATGATTGTGATTATGCGGCAAATATCGAAGTCGCATGTCCGCAAACACTGGATATTGAAAGCGAAGCAGCCGGCGTAGAGCTCGAAAAAGTGGCGACACCCAATCAGAAAACCATCGAGGCATTGTGTCAATTTTTACAAATTGATGCTGCACAAACGATTAAAGTCGTTATGTATCAGGCAGAAAAGAAATTGGTCATGGCCGTTGTTCCGGGCGCGGCAGAAGTCAATGATGTGCGCGTGGCTGGATTGGTTGGCGCTATCGAGTTGCCGCTTGCTGGCGATGAAGAGTTACAGGCTCTTGGCCTTGTTCCGGGGTATCTGAGCCCGATCGGTTTGACTCCGTCGGATGATTTGGAAATCATCGTAGATCCGAAAGTTATGCAAATGACAGATGCTGTCAGCGGTGCCAACGAAACCGACATGCATTTCCGACATGTTATTCCGCAAAGGGATTTCCCCGATGTGCGCGTGGAAACGATTCGTCTGATTACAGATGAAGATGCGTGCCCGAAATGCGGCGGTCATATTACCATTGATCGAGGTATTGAAGTCGGTCAGGTATTTCAGTTGGGCACAAAGTACAGCGAGTCGCTGAACGCCATGTTCCTGGATCAAAACGGCAAGTCGCACCCCTTTTATATGGGCTGTTACGGTATCGGTGTATCGCGGACGATGGCGGCGACAATTGAGCAAAGTTATGACGACGATGGGATTATTTGGCCGGTTGCGATTGCGCCGTATCAGGTGGTCGTCGTAGCAGCTAACAGCAAAAATGAAGAACAGCAACAGGCGGCGGAACAATTATATAATGAGTTGACCCAGGCGGGCATCGAAACGGTCTTTGATGATCGTAAAGAACGCGCAGGTATCAAATTCAAAGATGCCGACTTGATCGGTTATCCGGTTCGTGTGACCGTCGGGAAAACATTTGTTGAAGACGGTGAAGTAGAAATCAAGGTTCGTCGGAGTGGTGAAATCACGAAAGTGAAGTCTGACAAAGCTTTGTCAAGAGTGCAAGACTTGTTGGCGTCACTGGCATAA
- a CDS encoding DUF3656 domain-containing U32 family peptidase, translated as MELLAPAGSLAHLKTAVAAGADAVYLGGKAFSARQSAVNFDYEELREAVTLCHLHDVAVYVTVNILVADAETENFKHFIRELAELSVDAVIVQDIGVAQIIRRAAPLLAIHGSTQMSVSDLAGVEFLAKEGFTRVVLARELSLAEIQEITEQASIEIEIFIHGALCVSYSGQCLMSSFIGGRSGNRGACAQPCRMPYDLVDASGGRKNPAAEQYVLSPKDMISTDVIAELVQTKVASLKIEGRMKQIPYVYTTVKTYRQLIDGEINAQAAQTMLAKSFNRGFTKAYWYDSVGRDYLTRFAPNYHGEPIGILTKIDKTKELAVFAMSHIPANANGVYKYIAKDGGLCYVAGKDVTYQSGKKELHFHYAEFPKEDTKLYWQSSDQPANVTADIVAIPTYWDVHAVVGEPLRMKVRTEEGIAVEIVSDFNVPMARTQPTDLNLVKTQLSRLGNTAFILAGVTLTEGHFMLPKSVLNHVRTQAQTALTEAILQTYKERHFQAVPTVYDRVKPHVLPSLKSVAVRARTLAEVETALTEKANEIIFGGDIFTGETYTTQDYAQVVMRSRQHHARVGLAMPRLTRQKEAAEVDRMLQDMAAAQPDFILIHAYSDAQRLAEFAPQMPFYVAPTLNVFNQESLRFWQQHGASAIFLSQELTLAQIRGILRQYDGSLGVYACGRTELMVTENNLYSAYGDEKGTDHGVRDWSLRDRLGKEFPLQTDQFGRMHIFNSVPTDMAPALVRLSQYGVHKVVIDAAVLSQNELAQAVKIYAALWLQGAEFTNGVFPQATRGHLQRGIM; from the coding sequence ATGGAATTATTAGCGCCAGCAGGGTCGCTGGCACATTTAAAAACGGCGGTTGCTGCCGGCGCTGATGCAGTATACCTCGGCGGGAAAGCATTCAGCGCGCGCCAAAGTGCAGTGAATTTTGATTACGAAGAGCTGCGGGAAGCGGTGACGTTGTGCCATTTACATGATGTGGCCGTTTATGTGACGGTCAATATATTGGTGGCGGATGCGGAGACGGAGAATTTTAAACATTTTATCCGTGAGCTTGCGGAGCTTTCAGTGGACGCCGTTATCGTACAGGATATCGGTGTTGCCCAAATCATTCGTCGCGCAGCGCCGTTGCTTGCTATTCACGGCAGTACGCAAATGTCGGTAAGTGATCTTGCCGGTGTGGAATTTTTAGCAAAGGAAGGTTTTACGCGAGTTGTTTTAGCGCGCGAACTTTCCCTGGCGGAAATTCAAGAGATTACAGAGCAGGCTTCGATTGAGATTGAAATATTTATTCATGGTGCGCTATGTGTATCGTACTCCGGTCAATGCCTGATGAGCAGCTTTATCGGTGGCCGCAGCGGTAATCGCGGCGCATGTGCGCAGCCTTGCCGGATGCCGTATGACTTGGTGGATGCGTCCGGCGGACGTAAGAATCCTGCGGCGGAACAATATGTATTAAGTCCCAAGGATATGATTTCAACGGATGTTATTGCGGAACTTGTGCAAACTAAAGTAGCCTCGCTTAAAATCGAAGGACGAATGAAGCAAATTCCCTACGTATATACTACGGTGAAAACATATCGGCAACTGATCGACGGTGAAATCAATGCGCAGGCCGCGCAAACTATGTTAGCTAAAAGTTTTAATCGCGGTTTTACAAAAGCGTATTGGTACGACTCCGTCGGTCGTGATTATTTAACACGTTTTGCACCGAACTATCATGGCGAACCGATCGGTATTCTTACCAAAATTGATAAAACGAAGGAATTGGCAGTGTTTGCGATGTCGCATATTCCGGCGAACGCAAACGGTGTCTATAAATATATCGCTAAAGACGGTGGTTTATGTTATGTCGCCGGTAAAGATGTAACGTATCAATCTGGGAAAAAAGAGTTGCACTTCCACTATGCCGAATTTCCAAAGGAAGACACAAAACTTTATTGGCAATCTTCGGATCAGCCGGCAAATGTTACAGCGGATATCGTCGCCATTCCTACCTATTGGGATGTGCATGCCGTTGTCGGTGAACCGCTGCGGATGAAGGTTCGTACAGAAGAAGGCATTGCAGTTGAAATTGTAAGTGATTTCAACGTACCGATGGCGCGCACACAGCCGACAGATCTGAATCTTGTAAAAACGCAACTTTCTCGTTTGGGCAACACCGCTTTTATACTGGCGGGTGTGACCTTAACGGAAGGCCATTTTATGCTGCCTAAAAGTGTTTTGAATCATGTGCGTACGCAAGCACAGACAGCATTAACAGAAGCTATTTTACAAACCTATAAAGAACGTCATTTTCAGGCGGTACCGACGGTTTACGACAGAGTAAAACCGCATGTGCTACCATCGCTCAAAAGTGTAGCAGTACGAGCACGAACGCTTGCAGAAGTGGAAACGGCATTAACGGAAAAAGCCAACGAAATTATTTTTGGCGGCGATATATTTACCGGCGAAACGTATACCACGCAAGATTATGCTCAAGTAGTAATGCGTTCGCGACAACATCATGCTCGCGTAGGTCTGGCTATGCCGCGTCTGACGCGACAAAAAGAAGCCGCTGAAGTTGACCGCATGCTTCAAGATATGGCTGCTGCACAACCGGATTTTATTTTGATTCACGCGTACAGTGATGCGCAACGATTGGCAGAGTTCGCACCGCAGATGCCCTTTTATGTAGCGCCGACGCTGAATGTGTTTAATCAGGAATCGTTGCGCTTTTGGCAACAACATGGTGCGAGCGCCATCTTTCTTTCACAGGAGCTTACATTGGCACAAATTCGTGGAATTCTACGCCAATACGACGGCTCATTGGGGGTATACGCCTGCGGTCGCACCGAATTAATGGTGACCGAAAATAATTTGTATAGCGCCTATGGAGACGAAAAAGGTACAGATCATGGAGTACGGGATTGGTCATTGCGGGATCGATTGGGAAAAGAATTTCCCTTGCAGACGGATCAGTTCGGGCGCATGCATATTTTTAATTCAGTGCCTACAGATATGGCGCCAGCGCTCGTCCGTCTCTCGCAATACGGTGTACACAAAGTGGTCATAGATGCGGCAGTGCTTTCACAAAATGAGTTGGCGCAAGCGGTCAAAATTTACGCGGCGCTATGGTTACAAGGCGCCGAGTTTACGAATGGAGTGTTCCCGCAGGCAACGCGCGGACATTTGCAACGAGGGATTATGTAA